One window of the Candidatus Binataceae bacterium genome contains the following:
- a CDS encoding HAD family phosphatase, whose amino-acid sequence MSVLGSKPSRNGRGKAASGAAFYDLDGTLADLNLVHAALFVLTNLGEWHRRIGSIAGLAASAPRLFLAERKDRRLLNQVLFECLKGVSVDRLVELGQEYCDRVLIKHLYHSAIELVEANRKIGLEPVLVTGSPDFIVAPLCRELEIRYFAANRLIISHARATGRLAPPIMAADEKAHWCASFATQHNFDLRKCWGYADSHYDLPFLVALGHPVAVNPDRKLRAAAMSRQWPILRFDKSTDDESDEASGAAILELPGRSADGAS is encoded by the coding sequence ATGTCAGTTTTAGGCTCAAAACCGTCACGGAACGGACGCGGCAAAGCCGCGTCGGGCGCGGCTTTCTACGATCTCGATGGCACCCTCGCCGACCTCAACCTGGTGCACGCCGCGCTTTTCGTCCTGACAAACCTCGGCGAGTGGCATCGGCGCATCGGTTCGATTGCCGGGCTGGCGGCCAGCGCTCCGAGGCTGTTCCTGGCCGAGCGCAAGGACCGGCGCTTGCTGAATCAGGTGCTGTTCGAGTGTCTCAAAGGTGTTTCCGTAGACCGGCTGGTCGAGCTCGGGCAGGAATACTGCGACCGCGTGCTGATCAAGCACCTGTACCATTCCGCTATCGAATTGGTCGAAGCAAATCGCAAAATCGGTCTGGAGCCGGTTCTGGTAACCGGATCACCGGACTTCATCGTGGCACCGCTCTGCCGTGAGCTGGAGATTAGGTACTTCGCAGCTAATCGATTGATCATCTCTCATGCCCGCGCCACCGGCAGACTTGCGCCACCGATTATGGCCGCGGACGAAAAGGCCCACTGGTGCGCGAGCTTCGCCACCCAGCACAACTTCGATCTGCGCAAGTGCTGGGGCTACGCGGATTCTCACTATGATTTGCCGTTTCTCGTTGCGCTCGGGCACCCGGTAGCGGTGAATCCCGATCGCAAGTTGCGTGCAGCCGCGATGAGCCGCCAGTGGCCGATCCTGCGATTTGACAAATCCACCGATGACGAGTCGGACGAGGCGTCCGGCGCCGCCATCCTTGAACTTCCTGGGAGATCCGCGGATGGCGCGTCCTGA